In Brassica rapa cultivar Chiifu-401-42 chromosome A06, CAAS_Brap_v3.01, whole genome shotgun sequence, a single window of DNA contains:
- the LOC103874017 gene encoding transcription factor RAX3 encodes MGRAPCCDKANVKKGPWSPEEDAKLKDYIENNGTGGNWIALPQKIGLRRCGKSCRLRWLNYLRPNIKHGGFSEEEDNIICNLYVTIGSRWSIIAAQLPGRTDNDIKNYWNTRLKKKLLNKQRKEYQEARMKQDMVMIKRQEQGQGQSNASRDLYSNSMFGSSPWPLLPQLPSPHHQVPLVMMEPTSCNYYQMTPSCNFEQKPLITLKNMVKTEEEPERTNPDHHHPEYSITNPFDFSFSQLLLDPNYYLEPVGGEGELAITSSSTNSPLPNTSADHHQQQQEILQWFGSSNFQTEAVNDMFLSNNDIANLETNENTKFYGNLPVAGAAAALAGGTTSTSADQSTISWEDITSLVNSDDASYFNGPNHL; translated from the exons ATGGGAAGAGCACCGTGTTGTGACAAGGCTAACGTGAAGAAAGGGCCGTGGTCTCCTGAAGAAGACGCAAAACTCAAAGATTACATCGAGAATAATGGCACAGGCGGCAACTGGATTGCGTTGCCTCAGAAGATTG GTCTAAGAAGATGTGGGAAGAGTTGCAGACTAAGGTGGCTCAACTATTTGAGACCAAACATCAAACATGGTGGCTTCTCTGAGGAAGAGGACAACATCATTTGTAATCTCTATGTTACCATTGGTAGCAG gtGGTCTATAATTGCTGCACAATTGCCTGGAAGAACAGACAATGATATCAAGAACTATTGGAACACGAggctgaagaagaagcttcttaacaaacaaagaaaagagTACCAAGAAGCTCGGATGAAGCAAGATATGGTGATGATAAAGCGACAAGAACAAGGACAAGGCCAAAGTAATGCTAGTAGGGATCTTTATTCGAACAGCATGTTTGGATCATCACCATGGCCATTACTACCTCAGCTTCCCTCTcctcaccatcaagtacctctTGTCATGATGGAACCAACAAGCTGCAATTACTATCAAATGACACCGTCTTGCAACTTCGAACAAAAGCCACTGATCACACTCAAGAACATGGTCAAGACTGAAGAAGAACCGGAGAGAACAAACCCTGATCATCATCACCCTGAATATTCTATCACAAACCCTTTTGATTTCTCCTTCTCTCAGCTTTTGTTAGATCCTAATTACTACCTGGAGCCAGTAGGAGGAGAAGGAGAGCTTGCGATCACGAGTAGCAGCACCAACTCTCCATTACCAAACACAAGTGCTGATcaccatcaacaacaacaagagaTTCTTCAATGGTTTGGGAGTAGTAATTTTCAGACAGAAGCAGTCAATGATATGTTCTTAAGCAACAACGACATAGCAAATCTTGAGACCAACGAGAACACAAAATTCTATGGAAACTTGCCAGTGGCCGGAGCCGCAGCAGCTTTAGCCGGAGGAACGACGAGTACATCGGCGGATCAAAGCACAATAAGTTGGGAGGACATAACCTCTCTTGTCAATTCCGATGATGCAAGTTACTTCAATGGGCCAAatcatttgtaa